One window of the Diospyros lotus cultivar Yz01 chromosome 12, ASM1463336v1, whole genome shotgun sequence genome contains the following:
- the LOC127787704 gene encoding basic leucine zipper 24-like, whose translation MEEVSGHGLLSNPDTSVSNQTSSAPVDSFLGEFLKNTRTCTHTHTCNPPGPDASHTHTCYHTHTQVLTPHDDDDAPQGEEQSVAKRRRPSGNREAVRKYREKKKAHTAYLEEEVKKLRLLNQQLVSKLQRQPILEDEVLRLRGLLLDLRAKIDDELVVFPFQKQCNVNSSFKEGDCELQPNGSGMSLQCDAERLCFCPPSGTSVPASSVCGSGKAVVSWAENCQPAVIDCRASATDVVSSEGYAIDAVETGVASTSQAE comes from the coding sequence ATGGAAGAGGTTTCAGGCCACGGATTGCTATCAAACCCTGATACATCAGTTAGTAATCAGACATCGTCAGCTCCGGTAGATTCATTTCTCGGCGAATTCTTGAAGAACACTAGAACATGTACTCACACTCACACTTGCAATCCTCCCGGCCCTGATGCGTCGCACACGCACACATGCTACCACACCCACACCCAAGTTCTTACGccccatgatgatgatgatgcaccACAAGGTGAAGAACAATCCGTGGCTAAGCGCCGGAGGCCTTCAGGGAACAGAGAAGCGGTCCGCAAGTATCGGGAAAAGAAGAAGGCGCACACTGCTTACTTGGAAGAGGAAGTTAAGAAATTGAGACTCTTGAACCAGCAACTAGTTAGTAAATTACAGAGGCAACCAATTCTTGAAGATGAGGTTCTGAGGCTTAGAGGTCTGTTGCTGGATCTTAGGGCAAAGATTGACGACGAATTGGTTGTGTTTCCCTTCCAAAAACAGTGTAATGTTAACTCTAGTTTCAAAGAAGGCGATTGTGAGCTGCAGCCTAATGGTAGTGGAATGAGCTTACAGTGCGACGCTGAAAGGTTGTGCTTCTGTCCACCCTCGGGTACATCAGTACCAGCTAGTAGTGTCTGTGGAAGCGGGAAGGCAGTGGTTTCTTGGGCAGAAAACTGTCAGCCTGCGGTTATTGATTGCCGAGCTAGTGCAACTGATGTAGTGAGTAGCGAAGGATACGCCATTGATGCAGTGGAGACCGGGGTGGCATCCACATCTCAAGCTGAATAA